In one window of Kitasatospora sp. MMS16-BH015 DNA:
- a CDS encoding ATP-binding cassette domain-containing protein: MGENGAGKSTLMKILYGMQKPDEGTIAIDGELVEFNTPGDAIARGIGMVHQHFMLADNLTVWENVVLGGEKLHGIGAKAKARIKEISDQYGLGVRPDALVEDLGVAERQRVEILKVLYRGARILILDEPTAVLVPHEVDALFGNLRELKAEGVTVIFISHKLHEVLSVADAISVIRRGTTVGDADPATVTARQLAEMMVGAELPSPESRESTVTETEMLKVEGLRIAKADIEGIERVVLDDISLTIHKGEILGIAGVEGNGQAELVEAIMGMLALDAGTVVLDGADLSGTLTRARREAGIGYIPEDRHKHGLLLEAPLWENRILGHVTEDPNSKGFLLDPAGARKDTLRIVEEYDVRTPGIEVTAASLSGGNQQKLIIGREMSHHPKLLIAAHPTRGVDVGAQAQIWEQIRSAQREGLAVLLISADLDELIGLSDTIRVIYRGRLVADADPATVTAEDLGTAMTGAAKGHIESDTEALAEATEIRLDGTEDAVDAGDAADDQQAGE, from the coding sequence ATGGGCGAGAACGGCGCGGGCAAGTCGACGCTGATGAAGATCCTCTACGGCATGCAGAAGCCGGACGAGGGCACCATCGCGATCGACGGCGAGCTGGTCGAGTTCAACACTCCCGGCGACGCCATCGCGCGCGGCATCGGCATGGTGCACCAGCACTTCATGCTGGCCGACAACCTGACGGTCTGGGAGAACGTGGTCCTGGGCGGCGAGAAGCTGCACGGGATAGGAGCCAAGGCCAAGGCCCGGATCAAGGAGATCTCCGACCAGTACGGCCTGGGCGTGCGCCCGGACGCCCTGGTCGAGGACCTCGGCGTGGCCGAGCGCCAGCGGGTCGAGATCCTCAAGGTGCTCTACCGCGGCGCCCGGATCCTGATCCTGGACGAGCCCACCGCCGTCCTCGTCCCGCACGAGGTGGACGCGCTCTTCGGCAACCTGCGCGAGCTCAAGGCCGAGGGCGTCACCGTCATCTTCATCTCGCACAAGCTGCACGAGGTGCTCTCCGTCGCGGACGCGATCAGCGTCATCCGCAGGGGCACCACCGTCGGCGACGCCGACCCGGCCACCGTGACGGCCCGCCAGCTGGCCGAGATGATGGTCGGCGCCGAGCTGCCCTCCCCGGAGAGCCGCGAGTCGACCGTCACCGAGACCGAGATGCTCAAGGTCGAGGGCCTGCGGATCGCCAAGGCCGACATCGAGGGCATCGAGCGCGTCGTGCTCGACGACATCTCGCTCACCATCCACAAGGGCGAGATCCTCGGCATCGCCGGCGTCGAGGGCAACGGCCAGGCCGAACTGGTCGAGGCCATCATGGGCATGCTGGCGCTGGACGCCGGCACCGTGGTGCTCGACGGCGCCGACCTCTCCGGCACGCTCACCCGGGCCCGCCGCGAGGCCGGCATCGGCTACATCCCCGAGGACCGCCACAAGCACGGCCTGCTGCTCGAGGCCCCGCTCTGGGAGAACCGCATCCTCGGCCACGTGACCGAGGACCCGAACTCCAAGGGCTTCCTGCTCGACCCGGCCGGCGCCCGCAAGGACACCCTGCGGATCGTCGAGGAGTACGACGTCCGCACCCCCGGCATCGAGGTGACGGCCGCGTCGCTCTCCGGCGGCAACCAGCAGAAGCTGATCATCGGCCGCGAGATGAGCCACCACCCCAAGCTCCTGATCGCCGCCCACCCCACCCGTGGCGTGGACGTCGGCGCGCAGGCGCAGATCTGGGAGCAGATCCGCTCCGCCCAGCGCGAGGGCCTGGCCGTCCTGCTGATCTCGGCCGACCTCGACGAGCTGATCGGCCTCTCCGACACCATCCGGGTCATCTACCGCGGCCGCCTGGTCGCCGACGCCGACCCGGCCACCGTCACCGCCGAGGACCTGGGCACCGCGATGACCGGTGCGGCCAAGGGCCA
- a CDS encoding amidohydrolase — MNPHQRAEQAARPGTRSATRSDLRARVRGYEAELIAFRRDLHRHPELGRQEFRTTRLLRERMLAAGLTPKILPGGTGMTVDILPPGHRAGAPLLAFRADIDALPIDDAKTEAPYRSTVPGRAHACGHDVHTTVVLGTALVLAQAAEAGELRQGVRLVFQPAEEVMPGGALDVIAAGGMEGVGRIYAVHCDPKVAVGRIGLKTGAITSACDQLVLSLDGPGGHTARPHLTTDLVTAIARMAADLPPALARRMDPRWGVSLVWGRIASGSASNVIPQHAELAGTVRCLELDGWREAPEALHELIARIAETHRAKWTLDYHRGVPPVVNERVTVEQLEAAMTARFASGDGPVVETTEQSLGGEDFSWYLEKAPGALARLGVRAPHDTTVRDLHQGRFDVDERAIGIGVELFCSLALEHGRV, encoded by the coding sequence GTGAACCCGCATCAGCGCGCCGAGCAGGCCGCTCGACCAGGCACCCGCAGCGCCACTCGCTCCGACCTGCGGGCCCGCGTCCGCGGGTACGAGGCCGAGCTGATCGCCTTCCGGCGCGATCTGCACCGGCACCCCGAGCTCGGGCGCCAGGAGTTCCGCACCACCCGGCTACTCCGCGAGCGCATGCTGGCCGCCGGACTCACACCGAAAATCCTGCCGGGCGGCACCGGCATGACGGTGGACATCCTCCCCCCGGGCCACCGCGCGGGCGCTCCGCTGCTCGCCTTCCGGGCCGACATCGACGCGCTGCCGATCGACGACGCCAAGACCGAGGCGCCCTACCGCTCCACCGTGCCCGGCCGCGCGCACGCCTGCGGGCACGACGTGCACACCACCGTGGTGCTGGGCACCGCGCTGGTGCTGGCCCAGGCCGCCGAGGCCGGCGAGCTGCGGCAGGGGGTGCGGCTGGTCTTCCAGCCGGCCGAGGAGGTGATGCCCGGCGGCGCGCTGGACGTCATCGCGGCCGGCGGGATGGAGGGGGTCGGCCGGATCTACGCCGTGCACTGCGACCCGAAGGTGGCGGTGGGCCGGATCGGCCTCAAGACCGGGGCGATCACCTCGGCCTGCGACCAGCTGGTGCTCAGCCTGGACGGCCCCGGCGGCCACACCGCCCGCCCGCACCTGACCACCGACCTGGTCACCGCGATCGCCCGGATGGCGGCCGACCTGCCGCCCGCGCTGGCCCGCCGGATGGACCCGCGCTGGGGCGTCAGCCTGGTCTGGGGCCGGATCGCCTCCGGCTCGGCCTCCAACGTCATCCCCCAGCACGCCGAGCTGGCAGGAACGGTTCGCTGCCTCGAGCTCGACGGCTGGCGCGAGGCCCCCGAGGCGCTGCACGAGCTGATCGCCCGGATCGCCGAGACGCACCGGGCCAAGTGGACCCTGGACTACCACCGCGGGGTGCCGCCGGTGGTCAACGAGCGGGTCACGGTCGAGCAGCTGGAGGCGGCGATGACCGCCCGCTTCGCGAGCGGCGACGGCCCGGTGGTGGAGACGACCGAGCAGAGCCTCGGCGGCGAGGACTTCTCCTGGTACCTGGAGAAGGCGCCGGGCGCGCTGGCCCGGCTGGGCGTCCGCGCCCCGCACGACACCACCGTCCGCGACCTGCACCAGGGCCGCTTCGACGTGGACGAGCGGGCCATCGGGATCGGCGTGGAGCTGTTCTGCTCCCTGGCGCTGGAGCACGGGCGCGTCTGA
- a CDS encoding BMP family protein: MRRSLKLAAVVLSGSLGIASLAACGAKSTDSTSSSSASAGAGSSSLKVGMAYDIGGRGDQSFNDSAARGLDKAKGEGVQVNEAEAKTGEAEADKESRLSSLVQAGYNPVIAVGFVYQTAVEKVAKDNPNVKFAIIDSASTTQPSNVTSLTFSEQEGSYLAGVAAALKTQKKHVGFIGGVQSELIKKFEAGYKAGVKSVDPSIAVETTYLTTPPDFSGFNDPGKGKEAAQGQLDKGADVIYSAAGSSGSGAIEAVANNSAFKAWAIGVDSDQASQPALKKYAGSILTSMVKNVDTAVYKYINAAKSGTPLTGVVNFDLKADGVSLSTTGDHINDIQTQLKAAADKITSGATKVPTAP, translated from the coding sequence TTGCGCCGTTCACTGAAGCTCGCCGCGGTCGTGCTCTCGGGTTCCCTGGGCATTGCCTCGCTCGCCGCTTGCGGCGCAAAGAGCACCGACAGCACCTCCTCGTCCTCCGCCTCGGCCGGGGCCGGCTCGTCCAGCCTCAAGGTCGGCATGGCGTACGACATCGGCGGCCGTGGCGACCAGTCGTTCAACGACTCCGCCGCCCGTGGTCTGGACAAGGCCAAGGGCGAGGGCGTCCAGGTCAACGAGGCCGAGGCCAAGACCGGTGAGGCCGAGGCCGACAAGGAGAGCCGCCTGAGCTCCCTCGTCCAGGCCGGCTACAACCCGGTCATCGCGGTCGGCTTCGTCTACCAGACCGCCGTCGAGAAGGTCGCCAAGGACAACCCGAACGTCAAGTTCGCGATCATCGACTCCGCCTCCACCACCCAGCCGAGCAACGTCACCTCGCTGACCTTCTCGGAGCAGGAGGGCTCGTACCTGGCCGGTGTCGCCGCCGCCCTGAAGACCCAGAAGAAGCACGTCGGCTTCATTGGTGGCGTGCAGTCCGAGCTGATCAAGAAGTTCGAGGCCGGTTACAAGGCCGGTGTGAAGTCGGTCGACCCGAGCATCGCGGTCGAGACCACCTACCTCACCACCCCGCCGGACTTCAGCGGCTTCAACGACCCGGGCAAGGGCAAGGAGGCCGCGCAGGGCCAGCTGGACAAGGGCGCGGACGTCATCTACTCCGCCGCCGGCTCCTCCGGCTCCGGCGCCATCGAGGCCGTCGCCAACAACTCCGCCTTCAAGGCGTGGGCGATCGGCGTCGACTCCGACCAGGCCTCGCAGCCGGCCCTGAAGAAGTACGCCGGCTCGATCCTCACCTCGATGGTGAAGAACGTCGACACCGCGGTCTACAAGTACATCAACGCGGCCAAGAGCGGCACCCCGCTCACCGGCGTCGTCAACTTCGACCTCAAGGCCGACGGTGTGTCGCTGTCCACCACGGGCGACCACATCAACGACATCCAGACCCAGCTGAAGGCCGCCGCCGACAAGATCACCTCGGGTGCCACCAAGGTCCCGACCGCTCCGTGA